The genome window CACAAGGACGCATCGGATGTTCTCTCTGGCGGCGATAGCCTTTTTCGTGGGCGTGCTCATCGGCACGGTGGGGATCGGCGGGATCCTGCTGATACCGGCCATCGCCGCCTTCACGGGCATGGACACGCACGAGGCCATGGCCACCGCGCTGTTCAGCTTCATCTTCACCGCCGTGATCGGCACATACCTGTTCCACCGCAAGGGCAGCATCGATTGGATCATCGCCATGCCCATCTGCGCTGGGGCCCTGGTGTTCGGCTACCTGGGCGCGCTGGTGAACTCGCTGGTCAACGTGCTCTGGCTGAACACGGCCCTGGCGCTGGTGATCATCTTCGCCGGGGCCTACGTGCTGAAGCCCGCCTCGGGGGCCGGGCCCTTCGCCTTC of Fundidesulfovibrio soli contains these proteins:
- a CDS encoding sulfite exporter TauE/SafE family protein, which encodes MFSLAAIAFFVGVLIGTVGIGGILLIPAIAAFTGMDTHEAMATALFSFIFTAVIGTYLFHRKGSIDWIIAMPICAGALVFGYLGALVNSLVNVLWLNTALALVIIFAGAYVLKPASGAGPFAFDRRSPAHLALLGGIGAVVGFISGLTGVGGPVLSVPIMVVLGFAPITAVATGQVIQVAAAGSGTVGNLIHGFIDFRAASWLSVVQLAGLVIGIRFAHSIRSRHLRTLVA